GCTGCGGCGGCGCGCTCACGCCGCGACAGTTCTCCGTCGACCTCGACGCGGACCGGCCGATCGCCCGCTCGGAGGCCGGCAACGACGGCGAGAACGAGATCCCGGCGATCCGGATGCCCTACCGCGTCTCCGCCGAGGACCCCGAGATCCTGCTGGTCACCGCGCGGACCGTCACCTGCGACTGCGGCTGGTACCTCGAACTGGACTGGTCCTCCCAGGGCCGCACCGGCACCGCCCGCATCGACGACCACGGCACCCCGTTCCGCACGACGGGCTACAAGAAGCTGCCGCAGTACTCGTACGACTACTCGAACCGGAAGTGGGTCTCGGAAGACTAGGGCCGGGGCACGTTGCGCAGGTTGGAGCGGGCCATCTGGAGCATGCGGCCCACGCCGCCGTCGAGCACGATCTTCGAGGCGGAGAGGGCGAAGCCGGTGACCATCTCGGTGCTGACCTTCGGTGGGATGGAGAGGGCGTTGGGGTCGGTGACGACGTCGACGAGGGCCGGGCCCTTGTGTTTGAAGGCGTCCTTCAACGCCCCGGCGAGCTGCTTGGGCTTCTCGACGCGGACACCGTAGGCACCGCAGGCGCGGGCGACGGCGGCGAAGTCGGGGTTCGTGTTCGTGGTGCCGTACGACGGGAGTCCGGCGACCAGCATCTCCAACTCGACCATGGACAGGGAGGAGTTGTTGAAGAGTACGACCTTCACGGGAAGGTCGTACTGCACCAGGGTCAGGAAGTCGCCCATCAGCATGGAGAACCCGCCGTCGCCGGACATCGACACGACCTGGCGCTTGCGGTCGGTGAACTGGGCGCCGATCGCCATCGGCAGCGCGTTGGCCATGGAGCCGTGCGAGAAGGAGCCGATGATGCGGCGGCGGCCGTTCGGTGAGATGTAGCGGGCGGCCCAGACATTGCACATGCCGGTGTCGACCGTGAACACGGCGTCGTCGTCGGCGAGTTCATCGAGGACGGAGGCCACGTACTCGGGGTGGATCGGGACGTGCTTCTCGACCTTGCGGGTGTAGGCCTTGACCACGCCTTCCAGAGCGTCGGCGTGCTTCTTGAGCATCTTGTCGAGGAAGCGTCGGTTCTGCTTCTCCTTCACCCGCGGGGTCAGACACCGCAGGGTCTCCTTCACATCGCCCCACACCGCGAGGTCGAGCTTGGAGCGGCGGCCCAGGTGCTCGGGGCGGACATCGACCTGGGCGATCTTGACGTCGTCGGGCAGGAACGCGTTGTACGGGAAGTCGGTGCCGAGCAGGATCAGCAGATCGCACTCGTGGGTGGCCTCGTAGGCGGCGCCGTAGCCGAGCAGACCGCTCATGCCGACGTCGTACGGATTGTCGTACTGGATCCACTCCTTGCCCCGCAGGGCGTGTCCCACCGGGGACTTGATCTTCCCGGCGAACTCCATGACCTCGGCGTGCGCGCCGGCCGTGCCGCTGCCGCAGAAGAGGGTGACCCGGCCGGCCTTGTCGATCATCTCGACGAGCTTGTCGATCTCGGTGTCGCCGGGACGGACCGTGGGCCGGGTGGTGACGAGAGCCGTCTCCAGCGGCTTGTCCGGGGCGGGGTCGTCGGCGATGTCACCCGGGAGGGACACCACGCTGACGCCGCTGCGGCCGACCGCGTGCTGGATCGCCGTCTGCAACAGCCTCGGCATCTGCTTCGGGCTGGAGATCAGCTCGCTGTAGTGGCTGCACTCACGGAACAGCTGGTCGGGGTGGGTCTCCTGGAAGTAGCCCAGGCCGATCTCGCTGGACGGGATCTGGGACGCGAGGGCGAGGACGGGCGCCATGGAGCGGTGGGCGTCGTAGAGACCGTTGATGAGGTGCAGGTTCCCCGGGCCGCAGGAACCGGCACAGGCGGTGAGTCGGCCGGTGATCTGGGCCTCGGCGCCCGCGGCGAAGGCGGCGGTCTCCTCGTGCCGAACGTGCACCCAGTCGATGCCCGCGTTGCGGCGCACGGCGTCGACGACCGGGTTCAGGCTGTCGCCGACGACGCCGTAGAGGCGCTTCACACCGGCGCGGACGAGGATGTCTACGAACTGTTCGGCGACGTTCTGCTTGGCCATGAGTCCATGTATCCACACCCCCCGCGGTTACGCCTCCCACACGGCGGCGGCCGTACGGTCGTCGGCGTAGCCCTTCACCCGGACCTGGGTGTCGGCGAGGAACGCGGCGAGGCCCGGCGGGGTGGGTCCTGCCCAGCGTCCCGTGAGGTACTCGCACAGCTCCGGCTCACCGCGCAGGGGCTCCGCGAGGCCGCCGCTGCACATCAGCAGCGTGTCACCCGGGCGGGCTACCGAGGCGCGGAAGCGGAACGGTTCACGGGGTGGCTCGGGGGCGGGCTCGTAGGGGCTCGGCGGGGTGGGGATGCCGAGGTCCATGGTGAGGCGGTCGCCCTCGGGGGTCTCGGAGGGCAGCGAGCCGAAGCCGATCACCGGTTCGCCGGTCACGTCCACGACGCGCGGTTCGATGTCCTGCCACTCGCCGTCCCTCAGCCGGAACAGGCCACCCGCGCCCACGCCGAAGAAGACACGGGTACGGCAGTCGGTGTCGGCGGGCAGGAGCAGACAGCGCAGGGTCGCGGAGTACTCCTCCGGGTCGATGCCCTGCTCGGCGGCGCTGGCGCGGAGTTTGCCGAGGCTGCGGTCGGTGAGCCGGTGCAGCCCTGATTTGAGGTCGCCGCGGCGGGCGGCCCTGAGGTCCTCCGCGAGACGGGCGTGACTGCGGCCGACCGCACGGCCGATCCAGTGG
This DNA window, taken from Streptomyces sp. NBC_00663, encodes the following:
- a CDS encoding pyruvate dehydrogenase, encoding MAKQNVAEQFVDILVRAGVKRLYGVVGDSLNPVVDAVRRNAGIDWVHVRHEETAAFAAGAEAQITGRLTACAGSCGPGNLHLINGLYDAHRSMAPVLALASQIPSSEIGLGYFQETHPDQLFRECSHYSELISSPKQMPRLLQTAIQHAVGRSGVSVVSLPGDIADDPAPDKPLETALVTTRPTVRPGDTEIDKLVEMIDKAGRVTLFCGSGTAGAHAEVMEFAGKIKSPVGHALRGKEWIQYDNPYDVGMSGLLGYGAAYEATHECDLLILLGTDFPYNAFLPDDVKIAQVDVRPEHLGRRSKLDLAVWGDVKETLRCLTPRVKEKQNRRFLDKMLKKHADALEGVVKAYTRKVEKHVPIHPEYVASVLDELADDDAVFTVDTGMCNVWAARYISPNGRRRIIGSFSHGSMANALPMAIGAQFTDRKRQVVSMSGDGGFSMLMGDFLTLVQYDLPVKVVLFNNSSLSMVELEMLVAGLPSYGTTNTNPDFAAVARACGAYGVRVEKPKQLAGALKDAFKHKGPALVDVVTDPNALSIPPKVSTEMVTGFALSASKIVLDGGVGRMLQMARSNLRNVPRP